TACCCATGCTTCCAATATCCATGGAACCGCACAATTCAGGACACATACATACGCAGCAACACGAAACCGAACGTGACAGCCGCATGTCGACCGGGCTATCTATTAGAAGTAGCTCTCCGGCCAAAAGTCGTAGCTTGCCAATGGCATGTCTTACGGCATAGCAATGTAAGGTTTTGATATTTTGTCTTTATATTTGCCTCCGGCACTTCGGTGCTTACGGCAAAGAACATTGCAAGGAAATTTTGATTAAATAGAGTCTGTGTATAAACTGCAGTTATTTGTCATTCCCGCAAGCGAAGCGAGTCGGGAATCCTTCTTAAAGACAGATTCCGGACAAGCCGGAATGACAGAAAAAGGACAACTTTTCGACTTTATACACGGACTCTAAATAAAGTCTGTGTATAAATTGCCATTTTTTATTTTTGTCATCCTCCGAATGCGTTTGGGATTGTGGAAATGACAAATAACTGTATAAAGTCGAACATAATGGCAGTTTTTTGATTTCGTTTTTACGCAAAGGGAACTAATTTTCAGGGACTTATAAACCGTTTCAGAAAAAAGGAGACGACAATGGAAAAGATTTTAAGGATCGATATGGGCGCAGAGGGGGGACCGAAGGTCAGCGAGACCCCGGTGGGTGATTATGCAGGTCTGGGCGGAAGGGGCTTAACTTCTGCAGTAGTATCCAAAGAGGTGCCACCTCTCTGTCATCCCCTGGGACATGAAAACAAACTCGTTATCGCCCCCGGGATGTTAAGCGGCTCACATGCCGCCATGTCCGGAAGGATATCAATTGGATGTAAAAGCCCCCTGACCGGTGGAATCAAGGAGTCAAATGCCGGTGGTCAGCCCGCACAGGTGCTGGCACGGTTGGGGTATACTGCCGTTGTACTGGAAGGGAAGCCGGCGGGCAACGATATCTACAAGGTGGTTATTAACAAAAACGGTGTTCAGGTTATCCCCGACAACAGCCTCAAGATGCTTCCCAACTATGACCTCGTTGAGAGAATGAAGAGCGAGTATGGAGACAAGATTGCCTGCATCTCTATCGGGCCGGCCGGGGAAATGAGGATGTGCGCCGCTTCTATTGCATGTACCGATATGGAGCTGAGACCAACAAGGCACGCAGGCCGTGGCGGAGTAGGTGCGGTAATGGGATCGAAGGGTGTGAAGGTGATAGTTCTCGATGATACGGATATGCCGATGAGGACGCCTAAGGACCCCGAGAAGTTTAAGCAGGCGAACAAGACCTTTGTGCAGGGTCTTCAGCAGCATGCAGTGACCGGTCAGGCACTGCCTGCGTATGGTACGAGTGTGCTGACCAATATCCTCAATGAAGTCGGGGGTTATCCCACCTACAATTTTAAGGAGGGCAGGTTCCCGGGCGCTTCAAAGATCAGCGGAGAGACCGAGGCGGAGTTGGAGAAGAAACGCGGAGGGCAGCCCACGCATGGATGTCATCGCGGATGTGTTATCCGCTGCTCCGGCATATACCATGACAAGGACGGGAAATATCTGACAAAACAGCCGGAATACGAGACGGTCTGGGCACATGGAGGCAACTGCGGGATTGATGATATAGATGCAATTGCAAAGATGGATTTCCTTGACGATAATTACGGGATCGACACCATAGAGATGGGGGCGGCAATTGCCATTGCCATGGATGCCGGTCTTGCAGAATTTGGAGATGCAGAAGCGGCTATCAGGTTTGTTGAAGAGGTTGGAAAGGGGACCCATCTCGGACGTATACTTGGTAACGGCGCAGAAATTACGGGTAAGGCCTTTGGAGTAGAGAGAATCCCGGTAGTCAAGGGACAGGCTATGCCCGCATATGACCCGAGGGCCGTTCAAGGAATTGGTGTTACATATGCAACGAGTCCTATGGGTGCTGACCACACGGCAGGATATTCCGTGGCACAGAACGTACTCAAGGTGGGTGGTGATGTAGACCCACTGAAACCCGAGGGACAGGTGGAGGTCTCAAGGAACCTCCAGATCGCCACAGCTGCGCTGGACTCTACAGGCATGTGCCTCTTTATTGCCTTTGCGATCCTGGATCAGCCGGAGACATTTCAGGCCTTCATCGATATACTCAATGGCTTTTACGGCACGAACATGACTGCTGATGATGTAACCGACCTTGGCAAGAAGATCCTGACCATGGAGAGAGACTTCAATAAGAGGGCGGGCTTTACATCAAAACAGGACAGACTGCCCCGGTACTTTAAAACCGAACCCATTCCACCACACAATGTCACTTTTGCGGTCAAGGACGAAGACCTCGACGGGCTCTTCAACTGGTAGCTGCTTCAGAATAATCCGGATACGAAGAGAGAGGGAGGCACAAACCCCCTCTCTCTTTTTTGCAAATCGTCCTTTATAATATGGCGCTTAAGACTTTTGCATGAAAATCCCCTCTGTTTCCTCCCCCTCTCTATTGTGCCCTGGTGCTGCCGTACTTCTTCACAACCCTGTAAAACATATAAAATGGCACCTCCCAGATGTGTTTCAGCCTCCATATATGCTGAAAGAATCCCGGTAGTCTGACAATCCTGCCCCAGAAACTTGCAGATTCCGTCATTCGTGAATGCTGGCACCAAAGCTGCCACAAATCCGTCAGGAGGGTTGGTGGACGGTCCTTGGTCTTATACTCAAAACTCTCAATCCTTGATACCGGCATGGCCCGGATTTTCCGTAAGACCTCCAGGGGGACCGGTGCCTCCAGGGAGGCTTGAAGATAATGCAGGGCGTTCCTTACGGGCAAGATCAGACGGCGCTTGCGTGCCTGTTCGATAAGACGGCCCCAGTCAATTTCAGAAAGTGAACTGTTTAGGATTACTACTGCATCGGAGACCCAGCGGATAGTTGGTACCGACTCCCACTTCATTCCATGCACACATATGTGCAGCAACTGGTCTGCCGGATTTAATGCCTTGGTTGACACCCCATTGATGTTGAGCGGTATGGTTCCGGCCCAGAAATCATTATCTGCCGTTGATTGACAACATTCCGACAGGACATGCCAATGGAGATCAAATTCCCGGCCGGCTTCATCCTCAAATCCATGAGAATGTCTCAGGGATATGTAGCGTTCTGTTGGTTCGAAATCCTTGGGTGTCCAGCCTTCTTTTCTTAGTAAATCGATCGCCGGTAAGACCTTATCCGTATGCACAAGGACGTCAAAGTCGGCCATCGGGCGAACGCCGCAATCATTGTAATAAAGGGGCGCCAATGCCGCACCTTTGAGGATCAATGTCTCTAAACCACAGGCATGAAAGGAACGGACAAGAGAGGCCATATGATGAAATAACGTCTGGTTCTTGTACCAGGTTAATCTGTACGTACCTTTTAATTTATGCATAACGGGATCCTTGACACCAAGCCTGCTGAGGTTTCTGTACAGCAGCGGCAGCAGCCGGTATGACCCCTCGTCAATGTTATCTATGTCAACATATGACCTCCACTCCTCCCAGGCAGCAAGGGCACGTTTGCCCTGCAGAAGCCCGGCTCGCAAAAGCAATTCCTGCTGCTTGTCCGGCCGGCAGCCTTCTCCCGTGTGCATTTCGGGTGTCGGACAATGCTCTTTATTCATGAGTTGTGCTCCTGAGAACACAGTGTTTCCGGCAGATCATTATATTGGCCGTATCTTCCGTCGCCGGTCAAGCGATGCTTTA
Above is a genomic segment from bacterium BMS3Abin08 containing:
- the ydhV_2 gene encoding putative oxidoreductase YdhV encodes the protein MEKILRIDMGAEGGPKVSETPVGDYAGLGGRGLTSAVVSKEVPPLCHPLGHENKLVIAPGMLSGSHAAMSGRISIGCKSPLTGGIKESNAGGQPAQVLARLGYTAVVLEGKPAGNDIYKVVINKNGVQVIPDNSLKMLPNYDLVERMKSEYGDKIACISIGPAGEMRMCAASIACTDMELRPTRHAGRGGVGAVMGSKGVKVIVLDDTDMPMRTPKDPEKFKQANKTFVQGLQQHAVTGQALPAYGTSVLTNILNEVGGYPTYNFKEGRFPGASKISGETEAELEKKRGGQPTHGCHRGCVIRCSGIYHDKDGKYLTKQPEYETVWAHGGNCGIDDIDAIAKMDFLDDNYGIDTIEMGAAIAIAMDAGLAEFGDAEAAIRFVEEVGKGTHLGRILGNGAEITGKAFGVERIPVVKGQAMPAYDPRAVQGIGVTYATSPMGADHTAGYSVAQNVLKVGGDVDPLKPEGQVEVSRNLQIATAALDSTGMCLFIAFAILDQPETFQAFIDILNGFYGTNMTADDVTDLGKKILTMERDFNKRAGFTSKQDRLPRYFKTEPIPPHNVTFAVKDEDLDGLFNW